The following coding sequences lie in one Rutidosis leptorrhynchoides isolate AG116_Rl617_1_P2 chromosome 6, CSIRO_AGI_Rlap_v1, whole genome shotgun sequence genomic window:
- the LOC139853694 gene encoding protein HEAT INTOLERANT 4-like, with amino-acid sequence MVPVILAVESPTPPSDKVAVEYKSSMECFEEKIVHTNDLNFGWIPYNIPTAESHESPRIFMLSCEDREILGQLKSQGVTSCTPYILNPLREDDTEQNTFVRIQYPPVSWFL; translated from the exons ATGGTACCTGTGATCTTGGCT GTTGAGTCTCCAACTCCACCTTCTGATAAGGTTGCTGTTGAATATAAATCAAGTATGGAATGTTTTGAAGAAAAGATTGTTCACACGAACGATCTGAATTTTGGGTGGATTCCTTATAATATTCCAACAGCTGAAAGCCATGAATCTCCTCGAATCTTTATGCTAAGCTGTGAAGATAG GGAGATTTTGGGGCAATTAAAATCACAGGGGGTCACAAGCTGCACACCGT ACATCTTGAATCCCCTTAGGGAAGACGATACGGAACAAAATACTTTTGTTCGCATCCAATATCCTCCTGTAAGTTGGTTTTTGTGa